A region of the Desulfobacter postgatei 2ac9 genome:
GTCGAAGGAGCGGTGTTAGATGGTGAAATCATCATTTTCTTTAATTGTTATAGTTGCTGTTAGCGCTTCAACTATAACTCAGCAAATGAATTTTTCCAGTCTATTTCATCGCTTTCCGACCCAGTCCCCCAAATCCGTTATAATCAGCAAATTCCTTGGAATGGGAATCAGCATTGTTATAAAGTCTCAATCCTCTCTAATCGAGGCAATCTTTCGGACTGAAGATATATAATATACCTTACCCTGAAGGATATAACGTCTCAATCCTCTCTAATCGAGGCAATCTTTCGGACAAGACCCGGTATAGATATATTGCTGCAGTAATGACATAGTCTCAATCCTCTCTAATCGAGGCAATCTTTCGGACTTGTTAAGTGGGCGATCAACGGTGGGTGCAGGGCGTCTCAATCCTCTCTAATCGAGGCAATCTTTCGGACGAAATAGGAAGCCGTCATAATGCAAAAGGAGACTATGTCTCAATCCTCTCTAATCGAGGCAATCTTTCGGACACAATGGTCATACCGACAAAGATGAGCTGATTAAGTCTCAATCCTCTCTAATCGAGGCAATCTTTCGGACGTAATGACGATAACTACATCAAGCAAGGCAGCATTTAGTCTCAATCCTCTCTAATCGAGGCAATCTTTCGGACATACGATAAGATCACCCACTAAACGATAACAACCTGTCTCAATCCTCTCTAATCGAGGCAATCTTTCGGACGTACGTTAGAGGAATTGTTGGAAGATTTGGAAAGAAGTCTCAATCCTCTCTAATCGAGGCAATCTTTCGGACTTATTCTATTGTCAATCTCCAACCTTTACCAAGTCTCAATCCTCTCTAATCGAGGCAATCTTTCGGACTGGAAATGAATGTGTTTATGAATAACCCATCCGCTCAGTCTCAATCCTCTCTAATCGAGGCAATCTTTCGGACTGGTGGCTACAGGGTAAGCGCGGAGAATGTGCGGTTAAGTCTCAATCCTCTCTAATCGAGGCAATCTTTCGGACAGGGCAAGGCAAGGCAAGGCGCGAAGGCATAAAGGTCTCAATCCTCTCTAATCGAGGCAATCTTTCGGACTAAATCCTTGGATCGAACCAGATTTCGGTCCAATCTAGTCTCAATCCTCTCTAATCGAGGCAATCTTTCGGACATTAAAGAAGGTCTTTTAACCCTTTAAAGTACGGCTCTGTCTCAATCCTCTCTAATCGAGGCAATCTTTCGGACACAGCAACAGATAGGGACGGAAGCCCATATTATAGTGGTCTCAATCCTCTCTAATCGAGGCAATCTTTCGGACCTTCATGTCCTGGGAGATGGTATCAGCAAGTGGAGAAGTCTCAATCCTCTCTAATCGAGGCAATCTTTCGGACTGGAAATGAATGTGTTTATGAATAACCCATCCGCTCAGTCTCAATCCTCTCTAATCGAGGCAATCTTTCGGACTGTGGGTATCTGAAACACTTATCTGTCAAGGCTTTCCAGGGCCGATTTGACGGACCTACCCCGTTTTGGGGTTTCGGAAAAAAACTTCACACTTAAATTTATGCTGTTTTTAGCGCAACATTCTGATTTTAAAAGAGATACAAAAATGACGGACCTCCTTAAGGTATTTTTTGAACAAATTATCAAAGATCGTGGCAGCCTCATAACACCGAATAGGCCCGTGTATTGGGCGGATTCCCGGTGCCGGAGAATTCCACCTGACCTACGCAATGCCTGCAAAGCGGATAATAGCGGATGGTATCCTCACCATGGTCAATGATCTCCTCCAGATCAGACTGCATTTTCATGAATTTGTGTTCCGTCATGTTGGCGCATTCAAACACGGATTTTTGAACCCGGGTCCCGTATCCTTTCAGGATCTTTACTACCCTGTACCGGACCTGGTTGTCAACGATGTCAAAGCAGACCAGGAAAAATATTTAATGAAGCCCCCTGGCCAGCTTGTCCAGGATATAGCAGCCGTTCTCATCTTTGTGCAGAAAGATTCGTCTTGCATCACTATCTGCCCATGCGTCTACTTCATGGGTTGACGGGGGCATTTTACCCCCTTTCAACGCTTTGAAATCAAGGGAATTCAAATTGGCTTTGTTGTCGTGAACAAACCGGTTGAGTTGATCTATGGTATTATTCACATGCCGCATCCGGTCAGGCCCAATGGATGCGGTGCTTTTTTGAAACCCCGGTCCATATCTGATTTTTTCCGGATTCGGTGAGGGCCACAATTGCGCCTTATATAATTGTTCCTTTGCCTCATTCCACAACACCTCGCCCCAGGCTGAAAGTTCAACAACGTCGTCCAGGCTGAGAATCATGGTTTCCGGAATCGTGACGTCCCCTTTATATGGCACCCCCATGGCAAGGTTGCGGAAGCAGCCCAGATTCTTTTCCACAATTTCAGCAGCATCCAGTCTCACCGGCAGCCGGGGAATACGCATGAGCATGTCAGATTTTTCAAAAATATACACTGTTTCATCAGCAAAGAAGTTGGCAATGCTTTGCAGAAAACCCTGTACCGCCTTAAACCCGCCTGTCAGATTAAAGATAATCTCATAACCGGCAGCCTTATATTTGGGCAGCTCTTCATAAAATTTTTTCACAAGATCAGACAATGCCCATTGAAAGGATGTCATTTCCCCGGTCTGCAGGCCTTCCTGTCTGTGAATGACCACGGCCATATCAGGGCAGGCCCGCAAAATCCATTTTGATACAAACCGGGCTGTCACCTCACCAAGCCAGGTATCTGAACAGACCAGCAGGTGAAAGTCATTGGCTTTTGGCAGAACCCCGCCGTAAAACGTAATGATGCTGTTCAGTTCGGCAGACATATCCTGGGCCTGTTCATATCCTGCAGTTTCAATCTCCAGGGCAAGCTGTTCAATCCGTTCGGCAAGAACGGCCCTGTCAGCTTCCGGAACATCTGATTTGTTTTTTGCATTTGCATATTTATAAATCAGATTTCGCTGTGCGCCATCCTTTGTAAAATTGGTCAAAAGACTTGTGCCGCAGGGGGATAAAATGTATTTTCGTCTATCCATGTTGCTGCGTTCTTTCCTGCCGGACAGATTCATAGGTTGTTATTTTTTTCATCAGCTCCAGGTAGCTTTTTTCCAGAACCTGCTTGAATT
Encoded here:
- the cas2 gene encoding CRISPR-associated endonuclease Cas2, which gives rise to MFFLVCFDIVDNQVRYRVVKILKGYGTRVQKSVFECANMTEHKFMKMQSDLEEIIDHGEDTIRYYPLCRHCVGQVEFSGTGNPPNTRAYSVL
- a CDS encoding putative CRISPR-associated protein, whose protein sequence is MDRRKYILSPCGTSLLTNFTKDGAQRNLIYKYANAKNKSDVPEADRAVLAERIEQLALEIETAGYEQAQDMSAELNSIITFYGGVLPKANDFHLLVCSDTWLGEVTARFVSKWILRACPDMAVVIHRQEGLQTGEMTSFQWALSDLVKKFYEELPKYKAAGYEIIFNLTGGFKAVQGFLQSIANFFADETVYIFEKSDMLMRIPRLPVRLDAAEIVEKNLGCFRNLAMGVPYKGDVTIPETMILSLDDVVELSAWGEVLWNEAKEQLYKAQLWPSPNPEKIRYGPGFQKSTASIGPDRMRHVNNTIDQLNRFVHDNKANLNSLDFKALKGGKMPPSTHEVDAWADSDARRIFLHKDENGCYILDKLARGLH